From the genome of Streptomyces sp. NBC_00659, one region includes:
- a CDS encoding FAD-binding protein has translation MPRTPSRRTALQGLAAAGAAVVGFDPFTRSWAATTTGTGRRPLAGLPPLDGSVHTDDASLTADADDYGHIVHRRPAAVLRPGSVRDVVAMVRFCNEHGVSVAPRGQGHATQGQAQVDGGLVIETAPLASIGPVGPGSTTVTVGAGARWSQVAHATLAHGLTPPTFTDYLELSVGGTLSVGGIGGQTHQQGAQVDNVTELQVVTGAGDLVRCSPTRHRDLFHAVLAGLGQCAIIVGATLRLVPAPETVRHYLLTYGDLRTFLDDQRLLVEEGRFAYVEGQVTADAAGAFNGYVLEAVAYGPPAGPAPDDTTLLRGLRHDPAGVQTSDLGYYDFLDRLAPSVAALKEAGLWAFAHPWLNLLLPGRSTAALVESLLADLTPADLGPGVVLLYPVLRENLHTPLLRTPDDPVSYLLAVLRTTPPEDTVTVDRLLAANRAAYDTVHAAGGTHYPVGSVPFDAADWREHFGPAYRRLATARHTYDPRGILVPGQGVF, from the coding sequence ATGCCCCGGACACCCTCGCGACGTACCGCACTTCAGGGCCTCGCCGCCGCCGGCGCCGCGGTCGTCGGGTTCGATCCCTTCACCCGGAGCTGGGCGGCCACCACGACCGGCACCGGCCGTCGGCCGCTCGCCGGCCTTCCGCCGCTGGACGGGAGCGTGCACACCGACGACGCCTCGCTCACGGCGGACGCCGACGACTACGGACACATCGTCCACCGGCGTCCGGCCGCTGTGCTGCGACCGGGCTCGGTGCGCGACGTCGTCGCGATGGTCCGCTTCTGCAACGAGCACGGTGTGTCCGTCGCACCGCGCGGCCAGGGCCACGCCACACAGGGGCAGGCACAGGTCGACGGCGGCCTGGTCATCGAGACCGCGCCGCTCGCCTCCATCGGTCCCGTCGGGCCGGGCAGCACGACGGTCACCGTCGGCGCGGGCGCCAGATGGAGCCAGGTCGCCCACGCCACCCTGGCCCACGGACTCACCCCGCCCACCTTCACCGACTACCTCGAACTCTCCGTCGGTGGAACCCTCTCGGTCGGCGGCATCGGAGGCCAGACCCACCAGCAGGGCGCCCAGGTCGACAACGTGACGGAACTCCAGGTCGTCACCGGCGCCGGTGACCTCGTCCGCTGCTCCCCGACCCGCCACCGCGATCTGTTCCACGCCGTGCTCGCCGGACTCGGCCAGTGCGCGATCATCGTCGGCGCCACGCTGCGCCTGGTCCCCGCGCCCGAGACCGTACGCCACTACCTCCTCACGTACGGCGACCTGCGCACGTTCCTCGACGACCAGCGGCTGCTCGTCGAAGAGGGCCGTTTCGCCTACGTCGAGGGCCAGGTGACCGCCGACGCCGCCGGGGCGTTCAACGGCTACGTCCTCGAAGCCGTCGCCTACGGGCCGCCCGCCGGTCCCGCCCCCGACGACACCACGCTGCTGCGCGGACTGCGGCACGACCCCGCGGGCGTGCAGACGAGCGACCTCGGCTACTACGACTTCCTCGACCGGCTCGCGCCCTCCGTCGCCGCCCTCAAGGAAGCGGGCCTGTGGGCCTTCGCCCACCCCTGGCTGAACCTGCTGCTGCCGGGCCGTTCGACGGCGGCACTGGTGGAATCCCTGCTGGCGGACCTCACCCCGGCCGACCTCGGGCCCGGCGTCGTCCTCCTGTACCCGGTGCTGCGCGAGAACCTGCACACCCCGCTGCTGCGCACTCCCGACGACCCGGTGTCCTATCTGCTGGCCGTCCTGCGCACGACGCCGCCCGAGGACACCGTGACCGTCGACCGTCTCCTCGCGGCCAACCGGGCCGCCTACGACACCGTCCACGCGGCGGGCGGCACCCACTACCCGGTCGGCTCGGTCCCCTTCGACGCGGCCGACTGGCGCGAGCACTTCGGCCCCGCCTACCGACGGCTGGCCACCGCCCGGCACACGTACGACCCGCGAGGGATCCTGGTCCCCGGGCAGGGCGTCTTCTGA
- a CDS encoding TauD/TfdA dioxygenase family protein, producing the protein MTDQVTSLEVRPAAGHIGAEITGVDLAEPLTDEVVAAIRAAVLRWKVLFFRGQRLDHAAHVAFARRFGTPVRLRSRGSASPVEFPEIETTADRLELGGRYGMDHEEWLRRRRHSLLRGWHCDHGARVDPPAATILRADTVPPYGGDTTWSNLAVAYAGLSAPVRAFVDTLRAEHRLGVGYQSRAGDDAYVRHLLDRQIATDHPLVRAHPETGERVLFVNGYYIEQILGVSRPESRALLEMLLEQATRPEYTVRFRWEAGSVAFWDNRATIHLAPSDTAHLDHPRVMHRVMLAGDVPRGVDGEPSAPIVGSEPGRW; encoded by the coding sequence ATGACGGACCAGGTCACATCCCTCGAAGTGAGGCCGGCGGCGGGACACATCGGCGCCGAGATCACGGGAGTCGACCTGGCGGAACCGCTGACGGACGAGGTCGTGGCCGCGATCCGGGCGGCGGTGCTGCGCTGGAAGGTCCTGTTCTTCCGCGGCCAGCGGCTCGATCACGCCGCGCACGTCGCCTTCGCGCGCCGCTTCGGAACTCCGGTCCGTCTCCGCTCCCGGGGCAGCGCGTCGCCCGTGGAGTTCCCCGAGATCGAGACGACGGCCGACCGTCTCGAACTGGGCGGGCGCTACGGCATGGACCACGAGGAATGGCTGCGCAGGCGCCGTCACTCGCTGCTGCGCGGGTGGCACTGCGACCACGGCGCCCGGGTCGATCCGCCGGCCGCGACGATTCTGCGCGCCGACACCGTGCCCCCGTACGGCGGCGACACGACCTGGTCGAACCTGGCCGTCGCCTACGCGGGCCTCTCCGCTCCCGTGCGCGCCTTCGTCGACACCCTGCGCGCCGAGCACCGGCTCGGGGTCGGGTACCAGAGCCGGGCGGGCGACGACGCGTACGTCCGTCATCTCCTGGACCGTCAGATCGCCACCGACCACCCGCTGGTGCGGGCGCACCCGGAGACGGGTGAGCGGGTGCTGTTCGTCAACGGCTACTACATCGAGCAGATCCTGGGGGTGTCCCGGCCGGAGAGCCGGGCGCTGCTGGAGATGCTGCTGGAGCAGGCGACCCGGCCCGAGTACACGGTCCGCTTCCGGTGGGAGGCGGGCAGCGTCGCCTTCTGGGACAACCGGGCCACCATCCATCTGGCACCGAGCGACACCGCCCACCTCGACCACCCGCGGGTCATGCACCGGGTGATGCTGGCCGGTGATGTCCCGAGGGGGGTGGACGGTGAGCCGTCGGCGCCGATCGTGGGCAGCGAGCCCGGCCGCTGGTGA